Below is a window of Candidatus Dadabacteria bacterium DNA.
CTCATGTTGAATCTATCTATGACAGCAATAAAGAGTTGTCGCAAAATTCAAATTACGGTTTATTAATTGCTTTGCTATATGTTGATTTGGCGACTAATAGAAAATCGTTAGATGCTTTTGTAAATTGGGTTGTTGATAACTGCATATATCAAATTAAAGAAAGCGAGGCTATGAGTATTGTGGACATATACGAATCATTTCAACAAAAAAGATTTAGACAGATCTTTCTTTCAATGGAGTTTGGGAAAAGACAATCAGAAGCCCATTATAGGGCAATAAAGGGGGTTATTGACAAAGTTAACAATGATTATGGTTTGAAGATACCTATCCGCCCTATAAAGATGAATATGTTTAAGGCTGGTTATTCTTACAAAATCACAGACGAGATACTTGAACAGATTGCTAATTGTGGATTGCTAATTGCAGATTTATCTTCTCGGAATGTCAATGTCTATCATGAAGTCGGATATTTGATGGGGCAAAACAAAAAAGTAAATCGGCGTAATGATAACTTCATTCTCTTGATGAAACAAAAAGAAAATGATGGAGAGACCAGTAAGGCAGTTGGTTTTAACCTTGCCGACTACAACCAAATAAGATTCAAAGATACTGAAGAACTACGAGATGAGTTGGAAAAATCTATTATTCAGTATTACAACCTTGATCCTTCTTCCAGTTGATAAAGAGATGTGCGTTACGATACCCCTCAGCACCATAGGCTTAGTCTTTGACCTTGCCGGAGCCATTCTTATAGGCGGCTATGCCTTTCGTGTCTTGAGTCCTAAGCATCTAACTGGGCGGACAGGAAAGAGGATTGCTGATTGGCCTGTGGGTATGTGGTTGGACGGTTTTAATCCCAACACCGCAGGGTTGCTGTTTGATATAGTCGGCAGCACTCTCATGGTGTTTATAGGGGTTGCTCTTCATATCTATGGCTCACTGGCGGATAAACATGTTTGCTCGCTTTATCTTCCGCTTACTGTTGCCTTGCTTGCCTGTTTGATTGTCTTCTACTTCAAAAAGAGAAGATGGTTAGTATTCTGGAGGGCGGGAAAGACTGAACATTATGATGGCGGCTGAGTCTGACAGCGACTGTGGCATTGAGCCTGTGAAGAAGCCAATCCAGCCCCGCACAGAATAGAACAAAACCGTGTTTCAAATAGAAGAGAACACTGTGTAGAATAGAAATATCACCTGTGCAAAATAGAAATACTCTGCTATAATGCCCTTATGCAAACCCGCGCAATCCACAATGAAATCAGCGATTTACTTACCAAATACCCCGCCGTGGCGCTGATTGGTCCCCGTAGCAGCGGAAAGACAACTCTGGCGCGGCTGTTTTCCGACCGTCACTTTGACTTGGAAAGGCGGGGAGAAGACCTCAAAGTTGACCTACAATGGGAGGAGATTACCGAAAGCTGGGACCCCGTGATACTGGACGAGGCGCAGGAATACCCCTATGTCTTCTCGCGCCTTCGCGGTGCCATTGACGCTGACCGCAAACGTTACGGCCGCTTCCTCCTGCCCTGTTCGGCGGTCTCCCCGCATTTGATAAAGCGGGTTCCCCAGTCTCTCGCAGGGCGGCTTGCCGTTGTGGAACTGACCCCGCTGTTGCTTGAGGAAGTCGGCGCGGAAAAGGTCAATGATTTATGGCTTTACGGCGGCTATCCGGAAGGCGGCATCCTGCAAAACGGCGGCTACCCCGGCTGGCAGCGGAACTATTTGGGCCTTATGGCGCAAAGGGATTTGCCCAAATGGGGGTTGCCCGCAAACCGGCGGATGACCGAAAAACTGTTCTCATTGCTTGCCGCCGACAATGGAAGAGAATGGAATGCGTCTGAAACCGGCAAACGGCTGGGGGTTTCCTACCACACCGCCAACAGTTATCTGCTCTATCTGGAAGGGGCTTTCCTTATACGGCGGCTGCAACCGTTTTATACTGGCACGGGCAAACGGCTGAGCAAACGCTCTAAAGTGTATTGGCGCGATTCCGGTTTGCTGCACAGTCTGCTCAAAACAGGGGGTTTCGATGAACTTGTCGGGCATTCCGCCGCCGGTGCAAGTTGGGAGGGGTTTGTTATAGAGCAGATATTGGGAGCGCTGAATACGGCGGGGGTTTCGCATGACGCTTTCCACCTCCGTGCTGATAACAAACGGAAGATAAACCTGATACTGCAATTCGGGAAGGAATTATGGGCGGTAAATACAAAGTTGACGACTTCGCCGTCTCCGGAGGATTTGAACCTGCTGGATAAGACCGCCGACCTTATAAATGCCGACAAGCGGATATTGATTACGCAACACAGGGAGTTTATTGAAGGGGAGGGGAAGGTTGTTTGTGATTTGAGCGGGTTTCTGGGGTATGTGAAAAAGGTTTTTGACGGGTGAGTTTGTTTTGCAGACCCCGCCCCGCCCTCATCTCTTTCCCCTCACATATCCGCCCTCTATTTTCCAGACTCCCTTTTCCCGGAACGCCGGAACTGTCTGACGGCGGGCGGCATTGCTAACCGCTGAGGCTGAGAGTTTGCGCTTTTTGATGTAATCGGACAAACGGACTATTTTCTTTCCCCTCAGGTAGGCGAGCCTTTTGTGCATGGATTCAAGCAGTGCAAGGGATAATATCTTTTCCATTCCCTTTGTGTTGCCGTTTTCCCTGTATTCGTCAAACGCCCGGTAATAGGTCTGCTTGTCGCTGTTGCGGATAATTATGCGGGGGAAGCCCAACTCCAATAACTGAAAGTTTATTATTACACGCCCTATGCGTCCGTTGCCGTCGCAAAACGGATGGACGGTTTCAAAGTCCAGATGGAACTTCGCTATCTTTTCCAGAAAATAACCGTTCATGTCGCCCGAATAGGAAAGCAGGATTTCGTTTATCATCTCCTCAACACGTTCGGGGTGGGGCGCTATGTGAGTGCCGACGCGCACATACTCGCCTTTTTGACGAAACCGCCCGGCTATGGGGTCGTCAATTCCACTCATGAGCATATTGTGCAGAAACAGTATTAAATCTTCGGTCAGCGGCTCTTTTTGAACCTTGGCGCGCTTGTGGGCGATTACACGCGCCAGATTTTTTGCCTCAAACACCTCGCGCATTGACACATTGCGCGACAGTTCAAGTTCCATCAGGATCTTCTCCGTCTCCCCAAGCGTGAGAGTGGAGTTCTCTATCGCGTTGGAGTTGTAAACATTCTCAGGCGTTTCCGCCTCGTCAATTAAGGTTAAAAGAGACTCCCTGCCGGGCTTTAACGAGGCGTATTCATCCCGCAGGAACTGGATTCTGTCTTTCAAAGATTTGGAGACTGGCACGGGAGATATGATACTCACTCACGCTAAAATGTCAAAAAAGCGTGAATGGACGGCATTATCAGGGTCTCATTCACGCTTTTTTGCTTGAATTCCGTGAATGAGCGGTTTGCTATCGCCCCCTTGAAACCGTCTCCGCGCTGTTTGCGGAGACGACCGCCTTATACGGGTCATCGGTTTTTCCCGTTCTGATGAAGATTAAGTCCGCATCCTTTCCGGGGGTTGCGCTTCCGATTCTGTCTTCAAGAAAAAGCGCCTCCGCTCCGCCGAGGGTCGCCATGCGGACGGCGGTTTTTGCGGCTTCATCCTCTCCGAGAGGCAAAAGCATGTCGCGGAGGAGTTTCATTTCATTGAAAAAATTAAGGGAGGTGTTGCTTGAAAGCCCGTCCGTGCCGATGCCCACTCTTTTGATTTTTGCGTATTTCAGCGCGGGCGCGTCTCCCGTGCCTAAAAACCGGTTGCTTCCGGGGCACAGAACAACGCCCATGTTTTTTTCGCCCGCCCGCCTTATCTCCCCGTCCGTCACATGCGCCATGTGGACAAGGGTGATTTTTGTTTTTCCCGTTCCGGTTTTTTCCAGATACTCAAAAGGCGTGTCCGCCGTGTGCCGCTCCATCGGCGGCTTGCCGAGCAGGGGATATATTTTTTCCGTTATGCCGTTTTTCCCGCCCCTCACAAATAAGGTCTCCTCAGGGCTTTCCGCAAGATGTATTCCCGACGGAATGTTCTCTTTTTCAGACCGCGCAAACGCCGCCCTTATAAGTTCCGGAGAGCAGGAGTAGGGCGCGTGCGGAAATATGCGCTCCTCATACCGCCCGCCGTGCTCAAGACGAGCGGGAAACGCGGGCTTGCCATCTGTAACCTCGCGGAAAAGAACCGTTCTGAACGGGCTGTTTTTCAATATGTCCGCGTCCGCGCCGTAGGAGGATATTTCCCCCACAGTGGTAACGCCGCAGCGCATAAGTTCCGCCGCCCCGCCGCGAACGGAACGCTCCAGCTCGCCGGGTTCGGGTCCCCTCAGTTTTTTTGTGATGATGTGTGAAAGCCAGCCGGTAAAACTTTCAAAACCCCCTTCGGGGCGCAGCCAGCCGAGTTCAAGATGGGTGTGGCAGTTTACAAAGCCGGGAAGAAGAACACCCTCCCCCAATTCGCGGACGGCAAAAGAGGGAAACCGCTTTCCGATTTCCTCCGCCGTGCCGAGGGCTTTTATTTTTCCGTTTTCAACCGCAACCGCGCCGTTTTTGACCGGCGGGGATGAAACGGGAAGCACATGGGCGCACGACAGAACAAAACCGCTCATCGCCCGCGCATGCCGGACAGTTTTTTGAGCATGTCGCCGCTCAAGTTTCCGGTCGCCACCTCTTCGGCGGGCCCCGTCATCCGTATTTCAAAAGCGGGGGAAACCTCAATGTTCAATTCGCCGCCGGGCATCGCCGCGATGAGCGGGCTTTCGCACAGCCCCTTGCGGACGGCGGCGGCCGCCGCCGCGCACGAACTTGAGCCCGACGCAAGCGTGTATCCCGCGCCGCGCTCCCAGATAAAAATTTCAAGACGGTCTTTTGAAACCGCGCGCGCAAACTGAACATTTGTGCGGCCGGGGAAAAACTCATGATTTTCAATAAGCGGCCCCAGCAATTTTGTGTCGTCCGCATTGGGGCTTTCCGTGAAAATGACACAGTGCGGATTGCCCACCGACACGGCGGTGAATTCAAAACTTTTTCCGCCCGCCCGTATTTTATCCGCGCCCTCCCTGAAAACCGCCCGCCCCATGTCCACCGTTACGGCGCAAACGCCGCCGTCTTTTTCGGTTGTTTCCGCCCGCGCCTCCCCGCCGGGGGTCTCTATGGAAAATGCGTTCGCCCCCGCGTGTCCGCGCTCGCGGAGAAATTTGGCGAAAATGCGCAGCCCGTTGCCGCTTTTTTCCGCCTCGCTTCCGTCCGGGTTGAAAATCCTGAGGCCGAAATCGGATTTTTCCGAATCAACCATAAGCAGTATCCCGTCCGCCCCGACGCCGAGGCGGCGGTCGCACAGCAAACGGACGGCCTCCGGAGTGAGGTCAAAGGAAAGGGATTTTTCCTCAAAAACCAGATAGTCGTTTCCGAGCCCGTGAGATTTCGTGAATTCGTTCATCACCCTTGCGGGGGCGAATATAACATTATAATAATGCGCTTCCAATTTCAGGGGATTTGACAAAACCGCCCGCGCCAATAAAATTAGTCGCCTGTTCCAAACAAGAGGTTAGGAGGAATAAACCATGCTTGAGAAATTGCACGACCTTAAGGGTCAGGTTGCCGTTGTTACGGGCGGCTCAAGGGGGATAGGGAAAGCGATATCAATCGCGCTTGCGGAGGCCGGGGCGGACATACTGCTCAACTACGCGAGAAACGACGCGGCGGCGGACGCCGTAAAGCGGGAAGTTGAGGCGCTGGGAAGAAAATGCGTTACCGTTCGCGCCGATGTGGGAAACTTTGACCAGGCCCAGAACGTGGGCAAGGCGGCGGTGAACCACTTCGGCAAGGTTGACATTCTTGTCAACAACGCCGGGGTCAACAGAGACAGAATGCTCAAAAGAATGACGCCCGAACAGTGGAGCGAGGTCATACAGACCAACCTGTCAAGCGTCTTCAACTGCACCAAAGCCGTTCTTGACCCGCTTCTTGCAAACGAAAACGGCGGTTCAATCGTCTCCATTTCATCCATCATCGGAGAGATGGGCAACATCGGGCAGGCGAACTACGCCTCCACCAAGGCGGGCATAACCGGCTTTACCAAAAGCATGGCACGCGAGTTGTCCAGAAACAAAATCAGGGTGAACGCC
It encodes the following:
- the dapF gene encoding diaminopimelate epimerase, translated to MEAHYYNVIFAPARVMNEFTKSHGLGNDYLVFEEKSLSFDLTPEAVRLLCDRRLGVGADGILLMVDSEKSDFGLRIFNPDGSEAEKSGNGLRIFAKFLRERGHAGANAFSIETPGGEARAETTEKDGGVCAVTVDMGRAVFREGADKIRAGGKSFEFTAVSVGNPHCVIFTESPNADDTKLLGPLIENHEFFPGRTNVQFARAVSKDRLEIFIWERGAGYTLASGSSSCAAAAAAVRKGLCESPLIAAMPGGELNIEVSPAFEIRMTGPAEEVATGNLSGDMLKKLSGMRGR
- a CDS encoding amidohydrolase family protein, whose product is MSGFVLSCAHVLPVSSPPVKNGAVAVENGKIKALGTAEEIGKRFPSFAVRELGEGVLLPGFVNCHTHLELGWLRPEGGFESFTGWLSHIITKKLRGPEPGELERSVRGGAAELMRCGVTTVGEISSYGADADILKNSPFRTVLFREVTDGKPAFPARLEHGGRYEERIFPHAPYSCSPELIRAAFARSEKENIPSGIHLAESPEETLFVRGGKNGITEKIYPLLGKPPMERHTADTPFEYLEKTGTGKTKITLVHMAHVTDGEIRRAGEKNMGVVLCPGSNRFLGTGDAPALKYAKIKRVGIGTDGLSSNTSLNFFNEMKLLRDMLLPLGEDEAAKTAVRMATLGGAEALFLEDRIGSATPGKDADLIFIRTGKTDDPYKAVVSANSAETVSRGR
- a CDS encoding Fic family protein, giving the protein MKDRIQFLRDEYASLKPGRESLLTLIDEAETPENVYNSNAIENSTLTLGETEKILMELELSRNVSMREVFEAKNLARVIAHKRAKVQKEPLTEDLILFLHNMLMSGIDDPIAGRFRQKGEYVRVGTHIAPHPERVEEMINEILLSYSGDMNGYFLEKIAKFHLDFETVHPFCDGNGRIGRVIINFQLLELGFPRIIIRNSDKQTYYRAFDEYRENGNTKGMEKILSLALLESMHKRLAYLRGKKIVRLSDYIKKRKLSASAVSNAARRQTVPAFREKGVWKIEGGYVRGKR
- a CDS encoding DUF4143 domain-containing protein; its protein translation is MQTRAIHNEISDLLTKYPAVALIGPRSSGKTTLARLFSDRHFDLERRGEDLKVDLQWEEITESWDPVILDEAQEYPYVFSRLRGAIDADRKRYGRFLLPCSAVSPHLIKRVPQSLAGRLAVVELTPLLLEEVGAEKVNDLWLYGGYPEGGILQNGGYPGWQRNYLGLMAQRDLPKWGLPANRRMTEKLFSLLAADNGREWNASETGKRLGVSYHTANSYLLYLEGAFLIRRLQPFYTGTGKRLSKRSKVYWRDSGLLHSLLKTGGFDELVGHSAAGASWEGFVIEQILGALNTAGVSHDAFHLRADNKRKINLILQFGKELWAVNTKLTTSPSPEDLNLLDKTADLINADKRILITQHREFIEGEGKVVCDLSGFLGYVKKVFDG
- a CDS encoding 3-oxoacyl-ACP reductase FabG, producing the protein MLEKLHDLKGQVAVVTGGSRGIGKAISIALAEAGADILLNYARNDAAADAVKREVEALGRKCVTVRADVGNFDQAQNVGKAAVNHFGKVDILVNNAGVNRDRMLKRMTPEQWSEVIQTNLSSVFNCTKAVLDPLLANENGGSIVSISSIIGEMGNIGQANYASTKAGITGFTKSMARELSRNKIRVNAVAPGFVETDMLMTVPEDIRATILKDIPLGRFGSAEDVALAVVYLCSSSGSWITGTTVRLNGGHYI